A region of Halalkaliarchaeum desulfuricum DNA encodes the following proteins:
- a CDS encoding DUF2073 domain-containing protein, which translates to MPEATPTDLEPVPGEPDGTNGTDGGNGNGVRIDLISGARMEGLTGMEKIRLILDGVRDGNIVILEEGLSPDEESKLIEVTMTEISPDDFSGIEIETYPRAETTNQSILDRIMGRESTKKLTVIGPANQIETLHKDENLISALVSRK; encoded by the coding sequence ATGCCCGAAGCAACACCTACCGACCTGGAACCCGTTCCCGGGGAACCGGACGGGACGAACGGAACCGACGGCGGCAACGGCAACGGCGTCAGGATCGACCTGATAAGCGGCGCCCGAATGGAGGGGTTGACCGGGATGGAGAAGATCCGGCTCATCCTCGACGGCGTCCGGGACGGAAACATCGTCATCCTCGAGGAGGGGCTTTCGCCCGACGAGGAGTCGAAGCTCATCGAGGTGACGATGACCGAGATCAGCCCGGACGACTTCAGCGGGATCGAGATCGAGACGTATCCCCGGGCGGAAACCACGAATCAGTCGATCCTCGATCGCATCATGGGGCGGGAATCGACGAAGAAACTCACCGTTATCGGTCCGGCGAACCAGATCGAGACGCTCCACAAGGACGAGAACCTCATCAGCGCGCTCGTCTCGCGGAAGTGA